From one Mytilus trossulus isolate FHL-02 chromosome 10, PNRI_Mtr1.1.1.hap1, whole genome shotgun sequence genomic stretch:
- the LOC134688568 gene encoding uncharacterized protein LOC134688568, translated as MEKTGILQCAQEYNYLVEKVNVNLKSLKTELLAMKKQDVNLLKQLIHISDVIQTICQKQHTPSPDSAVDESPTETFHKTKRAPLVRQQSVPYYITVLRAQSSSFNSSFEGINEIPEDETDSCSNDDSDSLLSVSMNGSYSTVPLYIQRANRPRSLSYEEPVGGTSHGSIVGLDDSFFESVLQKNIALWKSETQSDKTKLYSGNNVIGT; from the exons atggaAAAGACGGGTATTCTCCAGTGTGCCCAGGAATATAACTATCTGGTAGAGAAAGTCAACGTTAACCTCAAATCTCTAAAGACAGAACTC CTGGCTATGAAGAAACAAGATGTTAACTTATTGAAACAGCTGATTCATATCAGCGACGTTATACAAACAATATGTCAGAAACAGCACACGCCTAGTCCTGATAGCGCTGTTGACGAGTCACCCACAGAAACCTTCCACAAAACAAAGAGGGCACCACTAGTCAGACAACAAAGTGTTCCTTATTATATAACTGTATTAAGAGCTCAATCTAGTAGTTTTAATTCCAGTTTTGAAG gaATCAACGAAATACCCGAAGATGAAACAGATTCCTGTTCGAATGATGATAGTGACAGTTTACTGTCGGTCAGTATGAATGGAAGTTACTCCACAGTACCACTATACATACAGAGAGCGAATAGACCTAGGTCCCTGTCGTACGAGGAACCAGTCGGAGGAACCAGTCATGGTAGTATTGTAGGACTAGACGACAGTTTCTTTGAAAGTGTTCTACAAAAGAATATTGCTCTGTGGAAATCTGAGACCCAATCAGATAAAACTAAACTATACAGTGGCAACAATGTGATTGGAACTTAG
- the LOC134686635 gene encoding microfibril-associated glycoprotein 4-like, which translates to MEKGGFFLTILLYVAVLINQVCYGKTGIENKKKFTIEAGKRIVLSNSTITTKTDSSAACASLCTSDIDCVKASYDKSIKQCILDTDCIPTTENCQNAVLIRISEEFYVKRPTDCGDLDNSTSKSGIYKIFPDKISCFKAFCEMEKHGGGWTVFQRRMNGETHFFIEWSYYKHGFGDQSQEFWLGNDHLHMLTSQGNYRLRIDMEDFENSQAYALYDYFSVGSESSGYILSVSNYSGDAGDSMAFQNGQKFSTKDRDNDVWDGDCAAVLKGAWWYSSCHRSNLNGLYLEGNHTSFADGVNWVTWKGYHYSLKESIMMIRKV; encoded by the exons ATGGAAAAGGGCGGCTTCTTTCTCACCATACTTCTTTATGTAGCCGTTTTAATAAACCAAGTATGCTATGGAAAAACtggaattgaaaataaaaagaaatttacaatAGAAGCGGGAAAGAGAATAGTTTTAAGTAATTCAACAATTACAACTAAAACGGATTCTTCCGCAGCTTGTGCTAGCCTTTGTACAAGCGATATAGATTGTGTCAAAGCAAGTTATGATAAATCCATCAAACAATGCATATTGGATACCGACTGTATCCCAACGACAGAAAATTGTCAGAATGCAGTTCTCATCCGAATAAGTGAAGAATTCTATG TAAAAAGACCAACTGACTGCGGTGACCTAGACAACTCAACTAGCAAAAGTGGGATTTACAAGATCTTCCCTGATAAAATTTCTTGTTTCAAGGCTTTCTGTGAAATGGAGAAACATGGTGGGGGCTGGACT GTTTTCCAACGTAGAATGAACGGAGAGACACATTTCTTTATAGAATGGAGTTATTATAAGCATGGATTTGGTGACCAGAGTCAAGAATTTTGGTTGG GTAACGACCATCTGCATATGCTGACCTCTCAAGGAAACTACAGATTGAGGATTGATATGGAAGACTTTGAAAACAGCCAAGCTTATGCGCTGTATGACTACTTCAGCGTTGGTAGTGAAAGTTCTGGTTACATTTTGAGTGTTAGTAATTATTCTGGTGATGCAG GAGATTCGATGGCTTTTCAGAACGGACAGAAATTCTCCACAAAAGATAGGGATAATGACGTATGGGACGGGGATTGTGCAGCAGTGTTAAAGGGTGCTTGGTGGTATAGTTCATGTCACCGTAGCAACCTTAACGGCCTCTATCTGGAAGGAAATCATACTTCATTTGCTGATGGCGTCAATTGGGTAACCTGGAAGGGCTACCACTACTCACTAAAagaatcaatcatgatgatcCGCAAAGTTTAG